Proteins co-encoded in one Timaviella obliquedivisa GSE-PSE-MK23-08B genomic window:
- a CDS encoding serine/threonine protein kinase produces the protein MNATGKVLQGGKYSLDQLLGEGGFGITYKATHHYLGQTVVIKTLNPANKNHPQFAKLEQQFQDEGRRLALCVHPNIVRVNDFFIEAGVPYLVMDYIPGETLEEVVFPDKPLPEAIAIHYIRQVGAALQVVHQNGLLHRDIKPQNIILRQNTQEVVLIDFGISREFTPGVTQTHTSMISEGYAPVEQYITQQQRTPASDVYGLTATLYALLTARVPVASILRDRQTMPTPAELQPYLSPEVNQAVMKGMAIDVHYRPRTIEEWLSMLPDYAPMAGEPITQPPSLLPASPPTAPTMAVSPRYSSPNVSAPNVSTPPAASFVPPYASPNVPTNARTVVGLAPDPNPPLKKKSGSWGFAFLGLVAIASIVTAAIGAVWFRSQQFADLPDSLPTESVDPSPSPPPEPSPEPSLSPSPSPSPEPSPEPSLALEEIQPIEPTKPNKPRKSDRDDDRDDDDDSSGRTRRSVRGIATGTSQQEVEALLGKPDSEDDDAYWANTRSTRYDVVPDQVSLGYIYDKDSDRLRQTEASFVQSVDTLTMRVTLNGMLSNQLTEEIEEGLAAVRDRQSNQYSFRVGSLQGVIQRNEQDRVYMAVWEDGLH, from the coding sequence ATGAACGCAACGGGTAAAGTGTTGCAGGGCGGCAAATATAGCCTCGACCAACTGCTGGGCGAAGGTGGCTTTGGCATCACCTATAAGGCGACTCATCATTATTTGGGTCAAACGGTTGTCATTAAAACCCTCAATCCTGCTAACAAAAACCATCCGCAGTTTGCAAAGTTAGAGCAACAGTTCCAGGATGAAGGGCGCAGATTAGCGCTGTGTGTTCATCCTAATATTGTGCGGGTCAATGACTTTTTTATTGAAGCAGGCGTGCCTTATTTAGTGATGGACTACATCCCAGGCGAAACGTTAGAAGAAGTCGTCTTCCCAGACAAGCCACTGCCAGAAGCGATCGCCATTCACTACATTCGTCAAGTCGGCGCGGCGCTGCAAGTCGTCCACCAAAACGGGCTGCTGCATCGGGATATTAAGCCCCAGAACATCATTTTGCGGCAAAACACCCAAGAGGTAGTGCTGATTGACTTTGGCATTTCGCGGGAGTTTACTCCGGGTGTGACCCAAACCCACACCAGCATGATTTCTGAGGGCTATGCCCCCGTTGAACAATACATCACCCAACAGCAGCGAACGCCTGCCAGCGATGTTTACGGTCTGACGGCAACGTTATATGCCCTGCTAACGGCACGAGTTCCGGTTGCGTCAATTCTGCGCGATCGCCAAACCATGCCCACGCCCGCCGAATTGCAGCCTTACCTCAGTCCTGAAGTTAATCAAGCCGTCATGAAAGGGATGGCGATCGATGTTCACTATCGCCCTCGCACGATTGAAGAATGGCTGTCTATGCTGCCCGACTACGCGCCTATGGCAGGAGAACCTATCACTCAACCACCTAGCCTTTTGCCCGCCAGTCCGCCGACTGCGCCGACGATGGCAGTAAGTCCTCGCTACTCTTCTCCTAATGTTTCTGCGCCAAATGTTTCTACGCCACCTGCCGCGTCTTTTGTGCCGCCCTATGCTTCTCCAAACGTTCCCACCAATGCTCGTACCGTAGTAGGGCTTGCCCCCGACCCTAACCCGCCTCTTAAAAAGAAATCAGGGAGTTGGGGTTTTGCTTTTTTGGGACTTGTGGCGATCGCTAGTATTGTGACAGCTGCCATTGGAGCCGTCTGGTTTCGCTCTCAGCAATTTGCCGACCTGCCTGATTCTTTGCCGACTGAATCGGTTGACCCTTCGCCCTCGCCTCCTCCTGAACCTTCCCCTGAACCCTCGCTTTCTCCTTCGCCATCGCCTTCTCCTGAACCTTCCCCTGAACCCTCTCTGGCACTAGAAGAGATTCAGCCGATCGAACCCACCAAACCTAATAAACCCCGCAAGTCAGACCGTGATGACGATCGCGATGACGACGACGATTCTTCGGGGCGCACCCGCCGCAGCGTCCGTGGAATTGCTACAGGCACCTCACAGCAAGAGGTAGAGGCACTTCTGGGAAAACCCGATAGTGAGGATGACGATGCTTACTGGGCAAATACGCGCTCTACCCGGTATGACGTGGTTCCTGATCAGGTGAGCTTGGGTTACATCTATGACAAGGACAGCGATCGCTTGCGTCAAACCGAGGCTTCGTTTGTTCAGTCGGTCGATACTCTGACGATGCGAGTAACACTAAATGGAATGTTGTCGAATCAGTTGACTGAAGAGATTGAGGAAGGGCTGGCTGCAGTGCGCGATCGCCAATCTAATCAATACAGTTTTCGGGTTGGGTCGCTTCAAGGCGTGATTCAACGAAACGAGCAAGACCGGGTTTATATGGCGGTATGGGAGGATGGACTCCATTAA
- a CDS encoding glycosyl transferase, translating to MPTPTPTLYVAVTNHGFGHATRMAALVAEIQRVCPEILVILATTAPRWLLDSYIQGDFIHRHSALDIGIIQSDSVTMDQDATLAKLKQFRAEEQAIVAREVTFLQQNRVDLVLADIPPLATTIARAAKVPCWMISNFGWDFIYRPWGGEFIEMADWIAAKFGECDRLFRLPFHESMSAFPHITDVGLTGGLPHFSVAEMREKFGITTPVEKTILLTFGGLGLAKIPYLNTQNFPDWQFITFDRQAPNLPNLVKVTGGQYRPVDFMPLCRAVVSKPGYSTFAEACRMDTPIITITREDFAESPVLLAGMQDCHPHQILTPDEFSKGDWQFLEQPFQPPRTDWRPTKNGNEAIAQAVVDDWL from the coding sequence ATGCCAACACCAACGCCAACGCTATATGTTGCTGTGACGAATCATGGCTTTGGACATGCTACTCGGATGGCAGCTTTGGTTGCTGAAATTCAGCGCGTTTGTCCTGAAATCTTAGTTATTTTGGCGACTACTGCTCCTCGATGGCTGCTAGATTCTTATATTCAAGGGGATTTTATTCATCGGCATTCAGCGTTAGATATTGGCATTATCCAAAGCGATAGCGTCACGATGGATCAGGACGCAACGCTGGCAAAGTTGAAGCAGTTTCGGGCTGAGGAGCAGGCGATCGTTGCCCGTGAGGTGACGTTTCTGCAACAAAATCGGGTGGATTTGGTATTAGCAGATATTCCGCCTCTAGCAACCACGATCGCCCGTGCCGCCAAGGTGCCTTGCTGGATGATTAGTAACTTTGGCTGGGATTTTATTTATCGTCCTTGGGGCGGCGAATTCATAGAAATGGCAGATTGGATTGCCGCAAAATTTGGCGAATGCGATCGCCTGTTTCGGTTGCCTTTCCATGAATCTATGAGCGCTTTTCCCCATATTACTGATGTCGGCTTAACCGGAGGATTGCCCCACTTCTCAGTTGCCGAAATGCGAGAGAAATTTGGGATTACTACCCCCGTCGAAAAAACTATCCTGCTAACGTTTGGCGGTTTGGGACTCGCTAAAATTCCCTACTTAAATACTCAAAACTTCCCCGATTGGCAATTCATTACCTTCGATCGCCAAGCACCCAATTTACCCAACTTAGTTAAGGTAACAGGCGGTCAATATCGTCCCGTAGACTTTATGCCGCTGTGCCGCGCCGTAGTCTCCAAACCGGGATACAGCACCTTTGCCGAAGCCTGCCGCATGGACACGCCCATCATCACGATTACCCGCGAAGACTTTGCCGAGTCGCCTGTGCTGCTTGCCGGAATGCAAGACTGTCACCCTCACCAAATCCTCACGCCAGATGAATTCTCTAAGGGAGATTGGCAGTTTCTAGAGCAACCATTTCAGCCCCCTCGGACAGACTGGCGACCCACAAAGAATGGCAATGAAGCGATCGCGCAAGCCGTGGTGGATGACTGGCTATAA
- a CDS encoding AarF/ABC1/UbiB kinase family protein, translating into MPVFFNPITRQRDIIEVLIRHGWDYMRQLLTLGKSDEPEIPAPEILCKILTDLGPVYIKLGQLLSTRPDLLPASYIEALSNLQSNVPPVKWADIEVEIRQELKQPLEEAFAQMNEVAIAAGSIAQIHRATLKNGQPVAVKIQRPGIDITVDRDISMFKQIAALLSTTKFGKRYNIVSLAEEFSTSLLNELDFTLEATYTDQLRHNLSQGKWFDPTQIVVPQVYPELSSKKILVLEWLEGKPFLQAKLEGKNYGGDVKAERRAFTTLLFRAFLQQYLADGFFHADPHPGNLFYLEDGRVGILDCGMMGVLDSRTQSLMVELVLAIIDADPERCAQITLQLAKPMDMSQPINLLSLQTDYDRLLRRYLNVSLSNLNVGEAFGAILEAARLNNLKLPSNIGLLTKSMVNLEGTGREFDPSVNVVEEITPLMSDLFQRQLIGKDPARSLLRTVLEFKELSLESPRQIGFLLNRLSSETLRINLNIQDFNAMRRTMDDAANRRSFSTVVGSLIIGAAILSTGQQTPQVHLVGNIFFGAASLLGLWLIFTILRSGRLK; encoded by the coding sequence ATGCCTGTCTTCTTTAATCCTATTACTCGTCAGCGAGACATCATCGAAGTTCTCATTCGTCACGGTTGGGACTACATGCGCCAACTCCTAACTTTGGGTAAAAGCGATGAGCCAGAAATTCCTGCCCCCGAAATTCTCTGCAAAATCCTCACTGACTTAGGGCCTGTTTATATCAAGCTAGGGCAATTGCTCAGCACCCGCCCCGACTTGCTGCCCGCTTCTTACATTGAGGCATTGAGCAATCTGCAATCCAATGTGCCACCTGTAAAATGGGCAGATATTGAAGTCGAGATTCGGCAAGAGTTGAAGCAGCCTTTAGAAGAAGCGTTTGCACAGATGAATGAAGTGGCGATCGCGGCAGGCTCCATTGCTCAAATCCACCGCGCCACCCTCAAAAACGGTCAACCTGTCGCCGTCAAAATTCAACGCCCCGGCATCGACATTACCGTAGACCGCGACATTTCCATGTTTAAGCAGATCGCTGCCCTCCTCTCCACCACCAAATTCGGCAAACGCTACAACATCGTCTCCCTCGCCGAAGAATTCAGTACCTCTCTCCTAAATGAACTCGACTTCACCCTCGAAGCCACCTACACCGATCAACTCCGTCACAACCTCAGTCAGGGCAAATGGTTTGATCCTACTCAGATCGTTGTGCCTCAGGTTTACCCCGAACTCTCCAGCAAAAAAATTCTGGTTCTAGAATGGCTAGAAGGCAAACCTTTTCTGCAAGCCAAGCTAGAAGGCAAAAATTATGGTGGCGATGTTAAAGCCGAACGCCGCGCCTTCACCACACTGCTCTTCCGGGCATTCCTCCAGCAGTACCTTGCCGATGGCTTCTTCCACGCTGATCCGCATCCTGGTAATTTGTTCTACCTCGAAGATGGAAGAGTCGGTATTTTAGACTGTGGCATGATGGGTGTGCTGGACTCGCGCACTCAATCTTTGATGGTCGAACTGGTGTTGGCAATTATTGACGCTGATCCTGAGCGTTGCGCCCAAATCACGCTGCAACTGGCAAAACCTATGGATATGAGCCAGCCTATTAACCTCCTTAGCCTTCAAACTGACTACGATCGCCTTCTTCGTCGTTATCTTAACGTCAGTCTGAGTAACCTGAATGTTGGCGAAGCTTTCGGAGCCATTCTAGAAGCTGCGCGCCTTAACAACCTCAAGCTTCCTAGCAACATTGGTCTGCTCACTAAGTCCATGGTTAACCTAGAAGGAACCGGACGCGAGTTCGATCCATCGGTCAATGTTGTTGAGGAAATTACGCCGCTGATGTCTGACCTATTTCAGCGCCAACTCATTGGCAAAGACCCGGCGCGATCGCTCCTGAGAACTGTTCTAGAGTTCAAAGAACTATCCCTAGAGTCGCCTCGACAAATCGGCTTTTTGCTCAATCGCCTGAGTTCCGAAACTCTACGGATTAACCTCAACATCCAAGACTTTAATGCCATGCGCCGCACAATGGATGATGCCGCCAATCGGCGATCGTTTAGTACGGTCGTCGGTTCACTGATTATTGGTGCAGCCATTTTATCAACAGGGCAGCAAACGCCGCAGGTGCATTTAGTCGGCAATATTTTCTTTGGCGCAGCGAGTTTGTTAGGACTATGGTTAATTTTTACAATCTTGCGATCGGGGCGGTTGAAGTAA
- a CDS encoding peptidoglycan-binding protein translates to MKISAMNSRYTRLSNSPRASFLPVVPLAGLFVEIAALLFIGLGQGSAFAQERPRNTPAATPTAQPGGGIRPILTVGDRSESVSELQAMLKLLGYYTGTVDGVYQEGTATAVSAFQRAAGLTADGVAGTATWNRLLPVANTATPVTPTPTRPSPVTPAPVTPAPSPVVAQPTTISLPILRLGTRGSAISQLQQRLRRLGFFNGVVDGVFGAETENAVKAVQQNYGLDADGVVGSATWDALLQ, encoded by the coding sequence ATGAAGATATCGGCAATGAACAGTCGTTACACTCGTCTCTCAAATTCCCCTCGCGCTTCATTTCTTCCCGTCGTCCCCCTTGCTGGACTATTCGTTGAAATAGCTGCTTTGCTCTTCATTGGTTTAGGTCAGGGTTCTGCCTTCGCGCAGGAACGCCCTCGTAATACTCCCGCAGCTACTCCTACGGCACAACCCGGTGGTGGCATACGCCCCATTCTCACGGTGGGCGATCGTAGCGAATCGGTTTCCGAGCTTCAAGCCATGCTTAAACTACTGGGCTACTACACTGGCACCGTCGATGGTGTTTACCAAGAGGGTACTGCAACTGCCGTATCAGCATTCCAACGCGCTGCCGGGTTAACCGCCGACGGTGTTGCCGGAACTGCGACTTGGAACCGTTTGCTTCCGGTTGCTAATACTGCTACTCCAGTTACACCGACTCCTACTCGTCCTTCGCCTGTCACGCCAGCGCCTGTTACGCCAGCGCCTTCTCCGGTAGTTGCCCAACCCACAACGATCTCCCTGCCGATCTTACGGCTGGGAACACGCGGTTCAGCCATTAGCCAGCTTCAGCAACGCCTGCGAAGGTTGGGCTTTTTTAATGGAGTCGTGGACGGTGTATTTGGGGCAGAAACTGAAAATGCGGTTAAGGCAGTGCAGCAAAATTATGGGTTAGACGCGGACGGTGTGGTCGGTTCAGCAACTTGGGACGCTTTGCTTCAATAA
- a CDS encoding 5-(carboxyamino)imidazole ribonucleotide synthase yields the protein MTNRVGIIGGGQLAWMMADALKKLGLELMVQTPQADDPAVAIATQTIFAAIDDAAATAQLVPLCDVITFENEFINLTALSPLAQHVPFYPSLSSLAPLLDKYNQRSYLTRLNLPAPEFVALSEGTDLGQLGFPVVLKARQHGYDGKGTFIAKTRSHLERLLDEFENGSEQWLLEEFVAFDCELAVMAARSLTGEITIYPVVETQQVDQVCRRVLVLPQEPAIVEQVEAIARTLLNSLDFVGMMGIEFFLTDGKVWVNETAPRTHNSGHYSLDACVTSQFEQQLRAVCRMPLGNPALQCPAAVMVNLLGYESAEQDYRSQRQQLEQIPHAHVYWYGKSIARVGRKMGHVTVTLSSADREQAMAIAQNIESIWYR from the coding sequence ATGACCAATCGAGTTGGGATTATTGGCGGTGGGCAACTTGCCTGGATGATGGCAGATGCGCTTAAAAAGCTGGGGTTAGAACTCATGGTGCAAACGCCCCAAGCTGATGACCCGGCGGTGGCGATCGCCACTCAAACTATTTTTGCCGCCATTGATGATGCCGCCGCCACTGCCCAGCTTGTTCCCCTCTGCGATGTCATTACTTTTGAGAACGAATTTATTAATCTGACAGCACTTTCGCCTTTGGCGCAACACGTTCCTTTTTACCCAAGCCTCTCATCCTTGGCTCCTCTACTCGACAAATATAATCAACGCTCTTATCTCACACGCCTCAATCTACCTGCACCGGAATTTGTGGCGCTGTCTGAAGGAACTGATTTAGGTCAACTGGGGTTTCCGGTTGTGCTCAAAGCTCGGCAGCACGGATATGATGGCAAGGGAACGTTTATTGCCAAAACGCGATCGCATTTAGAACGGTTGCTAGATGAGTTCGAGAATGGGTCAGAACAATGGCTTTTAGAAGAATTTGTTGCCTTTGATTGTGAGCTAGCGGTGATGGCAGCGCGATCGCTGACTGGAGAAATAACAATTTACCCAGTCGTAGAAACTCAGCAGGTCGATCAGGTTTGTCGGCGAGTGCTAGTGCTGCCGCAGGAGCCAGCCATTGTTGAGCAAGTGGAAGCGATCGCTCGGACTTTGCTTAACAGCCTAGATTTCGTAGGCATGATGGGCATTGAATTTTTTTTGACAGATGGTAAAGTTTGGGTTAACGAAACTGCTCCTCGTACTCATAATTCAGGACACTATAGTCTTGATGCCTGCGTTACTTCTCAGTTTGAGCAGCAGTTGAGAGCGGTTTGTAGAATGCCGTTGGGTAATCCTGCGTTGCAGTGTCCAGCAGCCGTGATGGTCAATCTATTAGGCTACGAATCAGCAGAACAAGATTATCGATCGCAGCGCCAACAGCTTGAGCAAATTCCTCATGCCCACGTGTATTGGTATGGCAAAAGCATTGCTCGGGTGGGGCGCAAAATGGGACATGTAACCGTCACTTTATCATCTGCTGATCGGGAGCAAGCAATGGCGATCGCCCAGAACATTGAATCTATTTGGTATCGGTAA
- a CDS encoding response regulator encodes MTQSILIADDEAHIRILMEQTLEDLEDQGVELLLATNGAEALEIIQTQKPNLVFLDVMMPKMNGFEVCQIAKQNASTQDVHIIMLTAKGQEFDQQKGKEMGANLYMTKPFDPDEIVRKASEILGLDK; translated from the coding sequence ATGACTCAAAGTATTTTGATTGCTGATGATGAAGCTCATATTCGGATTTTGATGGAGCAAACGCTGGAAGATTTAGAAGATCAAGGCGTTGAGCTTTTGCTTGCTACAAATGGAGCGGAGGCGCTAGAAATTATTCAAACCCAAAAACCAAATCTTGTATTTTTAGATGTCATGATGCCGAAAATGAATGGGTTTGAAGTATGCCAAATTGCCAAACAAAATGCTAGCACCCAGGATGTTCACATTATTATGCTGACTGCTAAAGGGCAGGAATTTGATCAGCAAAAAGGCAAGGAGATGGGAGCCAACCTTTATATGACTAAGCCGTTTGATCCAGACGAAATTGTTAGAAAGGCATCAGAGATTCTGGGGTTGGATAAATAG
- a CDS encoding response regulator: MSCPPILNPQPFLSINHWFNHLKVAQKIAFGYAVVVGVAIAGTTLGIILSNNRANQAESLRKHAQYEVALESRLQTSILQVRTHQQQLIPLLQYPEDFRTEYAHIRHHTLGIEKSWADLEEVAADFVEESHLSQSDTALIKFLKTYDGIPDAYLQTVDGLATEIDFNQLKDPGQLQVAQARLLEFTNSDLAIKFDAISDDLVGQIEASREESVEADAESLRANTLRNWAVALSIIASGAIATLLATAISRSITRPLTELEQMAQQVINAQDFSLRSDIFSQDEVGTLATALNQLIEWVEIRTWALEKSRDGLEKTVKERTQELNVIIDSLGDGLLVTNATGKIIRFNPVLLTMVGLTHEHLEGKTCLEVFKEDVTGLVTQNYISPAASLTSEVTLTHERIGQARVTAIAEQGATNQTYLGSVVLIRDITVEKEIDQMKTDFISTVSHELRTPLTSVLGFAKLIQKKLEDVVLPAVTTDSPKIQRTVKQVRENLHIIITEGDRLTSLINDVLDIAKIEAGKVEWDMQPLPISEILDRAIAATAVLAQAAKLQIIRQIEPDLPEVVGDRDRLIQVLINLLSNAIKFTPVGTITCRAHNHQGNIIVSVIDQGIGIALEDQPKVFEKFKQVGEVMTDKPKGTGLGLPICKQIIEHHNGRIWVESQLGQGSSFTFSLPTTVSTQAISIHLDSLVQQLKENVDRAVSSNGSQKNLLVVDDEPHIRELLRQELEAEGYLIRTAQDGIEALRLVEELPPDLIILDVMMPNISGFDLAAVLKNNPATMNIPTIILSIIQDKERGYRLGVDRYLSKPINTELLLSDIKMLLTQEISHKKVLVVDADLSTAKILSDVLVSKGYTVTEATTGSEGIEKALSIKPDMIIINAEASEQHNIVQTLRFDNGLKNVVFVVVQQDCTAPKLAQRVG, encoded by the coding sequence ATGAGTTGTCCTCCTATTCTCAACCCTCAACCCTTTTTATCTATAAATCATTGGTTTAATCATTTGAAGGTTGCTCAAAAAATTGCTTTTGGGTATGCCGTAGTGGTAGGAGTGGCGATCGCTGGAACAACCTTAGGTATTATCCTCAGCAATAACCGAGCAAACCAAGCGGAAAGCCTTAGAAAACATGCGCAGTACGAAGTTGCTTTAGAAAGTCGTTTGCAAACGAGCATTTTACAGGTTCGTACCCATCAGCAACAGCTTATTCCCCTTCTACAATACCCAGAGGATTTCCGGACAGAATATGCCCATATTCGACATCACACCCTTGGAATCGAAAAATCGTGGGCAGATCTTGAAGAAGTTGCCGCTGATTTTGTAGAAGAATCCCATCTCAGCCAAAGCGATACTGCGCTCATCAAATTTCTGAAAACTTACGATGGCATACCAGATGCGTATCTTCAGACTGTTGATGGTTTGGCAACAGAAATTGATTTCAATCAACTTAAAGACCCGGGTCAACTTCAGGTGGCTCAAGCTCGGTTGCTCGAATTTACCAATAGTGATCTGGCTATCAAGTTTGACGCGATTTCAGACGACCTCGTCGGGCAAATTGAAGCGTCCCGAGAAGAGAGTGTGGAGGCAGACGCAGAGTCACTTCGAGCCAATACCCTACGGAACTGGGCTGTAGCATTGAGTATTATTGCTTCTGGCGCGATCGCTACCTTACTTGCTACAGCCATTAGCCGCTCTATTACTCGCCCTTTGACAGAACTAGAACAGATGGCACAACAGGTCATTAATGCACAAGACTTTAGCCTTCGCTCAGACATCTTCAGCCAAGATGAGGTAGGCACCTTAGCAACTGCGCTAAACCAACTGATTGAATGGGTAGAAATAAGGACTTGGGCACTCGAAAAGTCTCGCGATGGACTAGAGAAAACGGTCAAAGAACGGACTCAAGAGTTAAACGTCATTATTGACAGCTTAGGAGACGGCTTGTTGGTCACGAATGCTACAGGGAAAATCATTCGGTTTAACCCAGTGTTGTTAACAATGGTTGGATTAACGCATGAACACCTTGAAGGAAAGACCTGTCTTGAAGTCTTTAAAGAAGATGTCACAGGTTTAGTCACACAAAACTACATTAGCCCCGCTGCATCTTTAACTTCAGAGGTCACGTTAACCCATGAACGGATTGGACAAGCCCGCGTAACGGCGATCGCCGAGCAAGGTGCTACTAATCAAACCTATCTGGGTTCGGTTGTGCTAATTCGAGATATCACCGTAGAGAAAGAAATCGATCAGATGAAGACCGACTTTATCTCGACAGTTTCCCATGAGCTACGCACTCCTCTGACCTCAGTCCTAGGTTTTGCTAAACTCATCCAGAAAAAGCTAGAAGATGTCGTGCTGCCTGCTGTCACCACAGATAGCCCCAAAATTCAACGAACTGTTAAACAAGTCCGTGAAAACCTTCACATTATTATTACTGAGGGCGATCGCCTGACTTCACTCATTAACGATGTGTTAGACATTGCCAAAATTGAGGCAGGCAAAGTGGAATGGGATATGCAGCCTTTGCCCATCTCCGAAATTCTTGACCGGGCGATCGCGGCTACCGCTGTTTTAGCACAAGCTGCTAAACTCCAGATCATTCGCCAAATCGAACCTGACTTACCCGAAGTCGTAGGCGATCGCGATCGGCTCATTCAAGTCCTTATTAATCTGCTCTCCAATGCTATAAAATTTACCCCCGTAGGAACGATCACTTGTCGGGCGCATAATCATCAGGGCAATATCATTGTCAGCGTCATAGACCAGGGTATTGGCATTGCCCTGGAAGATCAGCCTAAAGTTTTTGAGAAGTTCAAACAAGTCGGTGAAGTGATGACCGACAAGCCCAAGGGCACTGGCTTAGGACTCCCCATTTGCAAACAAATTATTGAACATCACAACGGACGGATTTGGGTAGAAAGCCAGCTAGGTCAAGGCAGTAGTTTTACTTTTAGTCTTCCTACTACCGTCTCTACTCAAGCCATCTCAATACACCTGGATTCTTTGGTGCAACAACTTAAAGAAAACGTAGATCGAGCGGTTTCTTCAAACGGTAGTCAAAAGAACTTGCTTGTGGTGGATGATGAACCCCATATTCGAGAATTGCTTCGCCAAGAATTGGAAGCCGAAGGCTATTTAATTAGAACTGCTCAAGATGGCATTGAAGCCCTGCGCTTAGTTGAAGAACTTCCCCCCGATCTCATTATTTTAGATGTGATGATGCCCAATATTAGCGGGTTTGATTTGGCGGCAGTTTTGAAAAACAATCCAGCGACGATGAACATTCCGACTATCATTCTTTCCATTATTCAAGACAAAGAACGAGGCTATCGCTTAGGGGTCGATCGCTATCTCAGTAAACCCATCAATACAGAGTTGCTTTTGAGTGATATCAAAATGCTCTTAACGCAAGAGATTTCTCATAAAAAAGTGCTGGTGGTAGATGCCGATCTTTCTACCGCAAAAATCTTGAGCGATGTTTTAGTCTCTAAAGGCTACACCGTCACAGAAGCAACGACAGGCTCTGAAGGGATTGAAAAAGCTCTCTCAATTAAACCCGATATGATCATCATCAATGCCGAAGCCTCGGAACAGCACAATATTGTCCAAACCCTACGATTTGACAACGGTTTGAAGAACGTCGTTTTCGTTGTTGTGCAACAAGACTGCACTGCACCCAAACTAGCTCAACGGGTAGGATAA